One window of the Pseudarthrobacter sp. ATCC 49987 genome contains the following:
- a CDS encoding phage holin family protein translates to MSGRHSGGTNGALRISALPRTLKLIFKLAPRQLNDQIALAKVEIKRKGIEVGVAAAVLAVALVFVAFLVVGLIVAAIMGLATIMPAWLAALLVCGVFLLIAVIAGLVGVSKFKQAMPLVPADTIRGLKHDLGIAKEGSAFDPAVLDPESEQYKAAKAAKAEAAAKAKAEKEAKKAAEPDLGPPPTEAELRRRLDQRRAHLAGVRDELNEELDVKTQAQVLLAAAQVKLQGGKEQLSGKVAGFRSGRTTKRPTTSGGAAADGAGVAGQLGQRWKPLVALTASAAALVFMLRKLLKG, encoded by the coding sequence ATGAGCGGACGTCACAGCGGCGGGACAAACGGGGCGCTGCGCATTTCAGCGCTGCCCAGGACCCTGAAGCTGATCTTCAAATTGGCTCCGCGGCAGCTCAATGACCAGATTGCCCTGGCCAAGGTCGAGATCAAGCGCAAGGGCATCGAGGTCGGCGTTGCTGCCGCTGTACTCGCGGTTGCACTGGTCTTCGTCGCCTTCCTCGTGGTCGGCCTTATCGTCGCCGCCATCATGGGCCTCGCCACGATCATGCCCGCCTGGCTCGCGGCCCTGCTGGTCTGCGGTGTCTTCCTGCTGATCGCCGTGATCGCAGGCCTCGTGGGTGTCAGCAAGTTCAAGCAGGCCATGCCCCTGGTTCCGGCGGATACCATCCGCGGCCTCAAGCACGACCTTGGCATCGCCAAGGAGGGCTCTGCTTTCGATCCTGCCGTGCTGGATCCGGAGTCCGAGCAGTACAAGGCGGCCAAGGCCGCCAAGGCAGAGGCGGCCGCCAAGGCCAAGGCCGAGAAGGAAGCCAAGAAGGCCGCCGAGCCGGATCTCGGTCCGCCGCCCACCGAAGCGGAACTGCGACGCCGGCTCGACCAGCGCCGCGCCCACCTCGCCGGGGTCCGCGATGAACTCAACGAGGAACTGGACGTCAAGACCCAGGCGCAGGTCCTGCTGGCCGCCGCCCAGGTGAAGCTGCAGGGCGGCAAGGAACAGCTCAGCGGCAAGGTCGCCGGGTTCCGCTCCGGGCGCACCACGAAACGTCCGACGACGTCGGGCGGCGCCGCTGCCGACGGCGCAGGCGTGGCCGGCCAGCTGGGCCAGCGGTGGAAACCGCTCGTCGCACTGACCGCTTCGGCCGCCGCGCTCGTGTTCATGCTGCGCAAACTGCTCAAGGGCTAG
- a CDS encoding multidrug effflux MFS transporter, producing the protein MTTHTNPGDSLSRRRKLLYILMLGALTALGPFTVDLYLPAFPALEESLGVSEAAVQLTLTGTTIGFALGQLVVGPLSDKFGRRMPLILATAVHIIASLGAALSTDISTLGFFRVLMGIGAAGGGVVAMAMVRDLFSGFAMVRMFSRMALVNGLAPILAPVIGSQLLLFMPWPGIFFFLAGYGMCVLTAAVFVVRETLPRELRGKTGMTARQRYGVLFADRIFVGLLLVGGMNFAGLFTYLSASPFLFQDVYGFSPQQYGLLFGVNSLGIVAGVQTSSRLIRRVPPQWILACSTAWMFLMAVLIVIFDQLGFGLWGVMVPLWFYILGAGFTFPCVQVLALTKHGAQAGTAASLLGAATFLMAGLISPVVGWLGVTSATPMGAVQAACIFLAATALWLVVRPRTVPAIQ; encoded by the coding sequence GTGACTACACACACCAATCCCGGCGATTCCCTGAGCCGCCGCCGCAAGCTCCTCTACATACTGATGCTCGGTGCGCTGACCGCCCTGGGACCCTTCACCGTGGACCTGTATCTTCCGGCGTTCCCGGCGCTGGAGGAGAGCCTGGGCGTCTCCGAGGCGGCCGTGCAGCTGACGCTGACCGGCACGACGATCGGCTTTGCGCTGGGCCAGTTGGTGGTCGGGCCGCTCAGCGACAAGTTCGGCCGGCGGATGCCGTTGATCCTGGCGACGGCGGTGCACATCATCGCTTCCCTGGGCGCCGCCCTGTCGACCGACATCTCGACGCTGGGCTTCTTCCGTGTGCTGATGGGCATCGGCGCAGCGGGGGGCGGCGTCGTGGCCATGGCGATGGTGCGGGACTTGTTCAGCGGCTTCGCCATGGTGCGGATGTTTTCCCGGATGGCCCTGGTCAACGGCCTGGCCCCGATCCTTGCCCCGGTGATCGGCTCGCAGCTGCTGCTGTTCATGCCGTGGCCGGGAATCTTCTTCTTCCTGGCCGGCTACGGCATGTGCGTCCTCACAGCCGCGGTGTTCGTGGTCCGCGAGACGCTGCCCCGGGAACTGCGCGGAAAGACCGGCATGACCGCGCGTCAGCGCTACGGTGTCCTGTTCGCGGACCGGATCTTCGTGGGGCTGCTGCTGGTGGGCGGCATGAACTTCGCCGGGCTGTTCACGTACCTTTCCGCATCGCCGTTCCTGTTCCAGGATGTGTATGGCTTCAGCCCGCAGCAATACGGCTTGCTCTTCGGCGTGAATTCGCTGGGCATCGTCGCGGGCGTGCAGACCAGCTCGAGGCTCATCCGGCGGGTCCCGCCGCAGTGGATCCTGGCCTGCTCCACGGCGTGGATGTTCCTGATGGCCGTGCTGATCGTGATTTTCGACCAGCTGGGCTTCGGGCTGTGGGGCGTGATGGTTCCGCTGTGGTTCTACATCCTTGGCGCCGGGTTCACGTTCCCCTGCGTGCAGGTGCTGGCACTGACCAAGCACGGGGCGCAGGCCGGAACGGCTGCCTCCTTGCTTGGTGCTGCCACCTTCCTGATGGCGGGGCTTATTTCGCCGGTGGTGGGCTGGCTCGGCGTCACGTCCGCCACGCCGATGGGTGCAGTCCAGGCCGCATGCATCTTCCTGGCGGCTACTGCCCTGTGGCTCGTGGTCAGGCCCCGGACGGTCCCGGCGATCCAGTAG
- a CDS encoding IS1249 family transposase, whose product MTVRSNQPRCGVCAQKLVKNGSTSAGRTRWRCRSCGASSTQSRVDVTKRAEFTAFISWITGKQRQGAHAGSERTFRRRSAWCWNVAPAAARTGEIHPVIMLDGTYFNGWCVLVAYTGEHVIAWQWCDREKHASWAALLRQIPAPAVAVVDGHKGLESALREHWPETNVQRCLFHIRQNIRTHLTMRPKLDAGKELLALAKALTHVTDLDQAAAWSGAFASWEARWESFLKHRTYAKKTGARPSHIGPAQTWWYTHLGLRRARGSLAAAIKAGHLFTWLTSATEGQQIARTTSPLEGGINAGLKDLLRNHRGLSEDHATRAVDWYLYQHTESPQDPWDLVKPHHWQPQKKESKEVEEPIQPALYDTAFSFEDGNGIQQGWGGRNR is encoded by the coding sequence GTGACGGTTCGATCAAATCAGCCCCGGTGTGGTGTATGTGCTCAGAAGCTTGTGAAGAACGGTTCGACCAGTGCCGGGCGGACGAGATGGCGGTGTAGGTCGTGTGGTGCTTCGAGTACTCAATCCCGGGTTGATGTCACGAAGAGGGCAGAGTTCACGGCCTTCATTTCCTGGATCACGGGGAAGCAGCGGCAAGGCGCCCACGCCGGCTCGGAGAGGACCTTCAGGCGCCGGAGTGCCTGGTGCTGGAATGTCGCCCCGGCGGCCGCGCGGACCGGGGAAATACACCCGGTGATCATGCTCGATGGCACCTACTTCAACGGCTGGTGCGTCCTGGTCGCTTACACCGGCGAGCACGTCATCGCGTGGCAGTGGTGTGACCGGGAAAAGCACGCCTCGTGGGCTGCGCTTCTGCGGCAGATCCCGGCCCCGGCGGTGGCCGTCGTGGACGGCCACAAGGGCCTGGAGAGCGCCTTGAGGGAACACTGGCCGGAAACGAACGTTCAACGGTGCCTGTTCCATATCCGGCAGAACATCCGCACGCATCTGACGATGCGTCCGAAGCTCGATGCCGGTAAGGAACTACTAGCCCTGGCCAAGGCACTCACCCACGTCACGGACCTTGACCAGGCCGCCGCCTGGTCCGGTGCGTTCGCTTCCTGGGAGGCCCGCTGGGAGAGCTTCCTCAAGCACCGGACCTACGCGAAGAAAACCGGCGCCAGGCCCTCACACATCGGACCGGCACAGACCTGGTGGTACACACATCTGGGCCTGCGCCGGGCACGGGGAAGCCTGGCCGCTGCCATCAAGGCAGGGCACCTCTTCACCTGGCTTACCAGCGCTACCGAAGGCCAGCAGATCGCCCGGACGACCAGCCCGCTGGAGGGAGGAATCAACGCAGGCCTCAAAGACCTTCTGCGGAACCACCGCGGCCTCAGCGAAGACCACGCCACACGCGCCGTCGACTGGTACCTCTACCAGCACACTGAATCACCCCAGGACCCTTGGGACCTCGTGAAACCACACCACTGGCAACCCCAAAAGAAGGAGTCAAAGGAGGTGGAGGAGCCCATCCAACCGGCCCTCTACGACACAGCCTTCAGCTTCGAAGACGGCAACGGAATCCAGCAAGGATGGGGCGGAAGAAACCGGTGA